One Microplitis demolitor isolate Queensland-Clemson2020A chromosome 2, iyMicDemo2.1a, whole genome shotgun sequence DNA segment encodes these proteins:
- the LOC103578546 gene encoding histone H4: MTGRGKGGKGLGKGGAKRHRKVLRDNIQGITKPAIRRLARRGGVKRISGLIYEETRGVLKVFLENVIRDAVTYTEHAKRKTVTAMDVVYALKRQGRTLYGFGG; encoded by the coding sequence ATGACTGGTCGTGGTAAGGGAGGAAAAGGATTGGGAAAAGGAGGAGCCAAGCGGCATCGTAAGGTTCTTCGTGATAACATCCAAGGTATCACTAAACCAGCCATCCGTCGTCTAGCTCGTCGTGGTGGCGTCAAACGTATCTCTGGTCTGATCTACGAAGAAACTCGTGGAGTTCTCAAGGTCTTCCTTGAAAACGTCATCCGTGACGCAGTCACCTACACCGAGCACGCTAAACGTAAGACTGTCACCGCCATGGACGTTGTCTACGCTCTGAAACGTCAAGGCCGTACCCTTTACGGATTTGGAGGTTAA